AGGTATGTTTGATAAAGTATCAAAAGATATATATCAAAAGATATAGTTTGTCCAGAACttataatatttgttttttaatattcagTTTATGAAACTTTTCTGTCAATTTTATTAATCTGTCAGTTAATTTTATGACTCTTTGTACTTGTAGGTCACAATTCTTTATCTCGTCCAAAATCACTGCTGGTGCCCTCTCCTTCCACAAAGCTGCTGACACTAGAGGAAGCACAGGCACGTACCCAAGCCCAGATCAACTCTCCTGTCACTGCAGATAGCAAATATATTGAAGTGGGAGAAGGTCCTGCTGCTTTACAGGGCAAATTCCACACTGTCATTGAATTCCCCACTGAGAGGTTTGTTAAATCACagctaaaatataaaaaatatttgtataaattgATTATTTTTGATACGTTAATAAACAGACCACTTAACGAGGACACTTTTCCCgttatttttctttctggaCAGAAAACGACAACCTATAAAATCAAAGAAATCTCCAGTTGGCAGTTGGCGGTCTTTTTTTAACCTTGGCAAGTCTTCCTCTATATCTAAGCGCAAACTACACCGCAACCCAAGTGAACCTAATGAACTCAAAGCCATGGCATTATCAGGAGGTAGAGGAGATACTGGCACACTTCGATCTGCAAAAAGTGAGGAGTCCCTTAGCTCACTACACAATGTTGAAGGTAAGTTCTCCCACATACTGCACTTTCCTGGAAATCACATACGTGCTTCGGATGGTTTTAATGTATTGTCTGTTTAAACCTAGGTGAGTCTAAAATGTACCGTACCCGGAGACCTCGCTCGAGTAGTGATGCCTTATCCACATCCTTCAACGGTGACCTGCTTGACACCAGGCAGCACTGCAATTCTTATGATAATGTGGGTCATGGAGACAGTGATGGGGATGATGGCCCAATCTGTGTGCCAGCACTCATCTCTCCACCACGCTCTGCTGACGATGTGGATTTGAGTCCTCCCGACATCGGCATGGCCACTTTGGACTTTGACCCTATGTCTTTCCAATGCAGTCTGCCCTTAGCAGAGAGTTCCATCCTTTCAAATGAGACTGATGCTGCAAATCTGAAGAGGAGTCCTGGCAGTGCCAGTGACTCAGAGCCGGTCTCACCTATCCGCGCAGAAGTCACCAGCCCTCATCAGTCTCCTGACCTCAGTCCAGCTAAGCAAGTGGCCTCTTCTGAGAAAGTTCCTTTCCAGTCTCTTGAGAgcagtgacaaattttctgcGTTAGCCCCATTAAGTATTTCCGAAACTACAGATCCTTCCTTGCCTAGTAAAGGACCAGAAAATGTTGTGCTTCagccctctcctcctcctgcatctcCCCAAGATTCTCCTGAAAAAATTAGTTCATTGTCTTTAAAATCCACTGACTTGCCGCTAAGTGAAGCCATTCAGCTAGAACTACTCTCCAAATCTGTTTTGTGCGAGTGTAAAAACAGCAAAGAGACATCAGAGAAGGAAGCATTGGAACAGGCAATTGCTGCCAGTGAGAAAGAGCAACCAGGTCAGTTCACACAacattgtttcatttttaactcCTCACTGTGCATGATCTGTATATGAAGTCATGATTTGACTGAGCTTTCTTAATAAGCAACTGTTTTGCTTGCAGGTTTAGTTTACCAGGCTTTGACCTTTAACACTATGCATGCCTGTCCTAGATGTAGAAAAAACTTTCAAGTACATGTAAATAGTGCAACATTTCCCTCTTTTACCTGCTCTTGAGAATTAGTTTGCTCCTCCTGAACTTCAGAACCCTCTATTTTGTCCTTTTCCCAGGAGCTGTAGCTCTGGACTCACCAAAGGGCACTGCTTCAGTAAGCTCTGTGTCCctactccctcctcctccccagcCAAAAAATGCTGCCCGCATGCTGGCTTTAGCCTTAGCCGAGTCTGCTCAACAGGCCACTGTTTTTTCTCAGAGAAGATCTTCTGGACCTCCCACACCAATCTCACCCCTCAGGCCACAGGAGTTTCTAGAAACCCTTGACTGGCCACCCCCTTCCACAGTCCAGTCACAGACATCCCAGGAGGAAGCTGCGGATGTGCCACAGATCCCTCCTAcctcctcttctccttctccctgCACCCAAACTGAAACACTAACCCACTCGACTAGCCTGCACCTCAGCATAGTTGACAGTGCAATGTCTCCAAATGCTCCTTATAACAGTGACACTGTTGTCACTTCATTGGCTTCAAGCCAAAGTGCCCCTCCTGCCAGTGAACCTGTTCAGCTTTCTCCCACCCACAAAAGTCCAGAGAGGCAGCAGCCTTCAGTGGGCCAGATACCAGTCAGCGCCACCACTTGCAGCAGCACCAGTGGTGCCACCACACCCAGCAGACAGGAGTCTGGAGTCACACCACAACAGATATCTGAGGTGAGCTTTTGGATGATtgttatctcacacacacacacacacacacacacacacatacacacatacatatatatatatatatatatatatatatatatatatatatatatatatatatatatatatatatatatatatatatatatttatgtgcaCTACTGGTGGTATGTGAAGCATTGAGAGGTGGTAAGCCAGTTGCCCTTGAAACGTTTACTTATTAAATACTTAATCGATAAGGATTTTATAATAACTGAATACCTAAAACATTTATATGCAaactacataatgtttcacagtaTTCATAATTATGGGAGGGAACGTAAGCAAAGGTTAATTtggactttattacaaaaagggcAATGCAGGAACGAGAAAAACAAGCAGGGACCAACACAAGAGCACACACAGAGAAGTCAAAATTCTGTACAAGAATTCTGTACACATGAAGACATCATTAGAGCCTTAAAACACTACTACAAGTTTTGCGCCTCCATTACCTGCAGAGAAATGCTGTGCGCACCTATTCCAAGTGCCGTACTGTTTTCTTCCCCACCTTAAAACTCATAAttgataaatattaaattgacctcgcggcacggtggcgcagcaggtagtgttgcagtcacacagctccagggacctggaggttgtgggttcaattcccgctccgggtgactgtgtgtgaggagttggtgtgttctccccgtgtccgcgtgggtttcctccggtttcctcccacagtccaaaaacacacgttggtaggtggattggcgactcaaaagtgtccataggtgtgtgtgtgtgtgtgtgttgtctgtgttgccctgtgaaggactggcgccccctccagggtgtattcccgccttgcgcccaatgattccaggtaggctctggacccatcgcgaccctgaattggataagcggttacagataatgaatgaataaattgacCTCTcctcattttttatttctttcaaaaagcTTAATTTCTCAAATATGTTGTATGTTGTCATatatgtgtaattgtgtgtaaaACGTACAGTTTATGGCTATTTACTTCTCTGTTTGTAATAGTAATCATTTTAGAATAATATGATttctataattaaataattattttagaattatTACCATGGAATGGAGGAAAAACCAAGGGcacatgtgtttctgtgattagACTTTGTGCTACTTGGTCTAAACTTTTGAGAACCACGGCTATAACAAGTATACTGAAAAATGGATATAGCTGCTAAATATATACTTAActggtttaatttattttgcagCTTCACGCCTCTGTAATGTGTATGCCACCACCAACCACAAAATCTCCTGAGCAGTTAGTAGCTGTTCTCCAGCCTCAGCGACATATGCATTGTCAACCCCAAATGCAGTTTCAGTCTCAGCCTCACTTTCAGCTTCAAACTCAGTCTAAGTCTCAGCCCAATGCACAGATCGCACCAACACTAGCAGCACCTCAGGAGCCATGTGGAGGAAGGTCTTGGGAGGCAATAAAGCCAGTGAGTCCTCGAGTGGAAAATGTTCCTCATCTTCACACTCATGTGGCCGCCCCACCAATCCCCCCTGTCCGTTCAATCGAAAGCAAACTAGCAACAGCTGCTCTCTGTAAAACTGAGGCAGCCACTGCAGCCTCCTATCATGCAATGCTGGCAGAGGCCTCTCTGCCTGGCCCATTGGATGACACCCTGTCACAATCTCATCCATCACAGCGCAAGGCACCCTTGCACCAGTCAGCTTATGTTTACCACGCTAAAGGAGACAAAGCATTACTAGAGCCTGCTGGAGAGGCGTACTACCATCAGAGGGCAACACCTTCTGGACCATCGTCAATGGGGTGCCATTACCGGCCTGAGAGTGTGCCTCCACACCTCTCTTATGTATCTAAATCTGAGCCACAGATTCATTACAGAGCTCATGGTGATGGGCGCTACAATACAATCGGACCAAGGTCCTTCCACCACTCCTTCAAATCTCGTGGACCAATAAGGGGTGAATACATTTCCCCAGGATCAGTGCACCGCCATGGCTATAGCTCAGCGGACGGACCAGCTGTATACCCAACAATTCGCAGAGTACACTCTCTGCATGTGCCACCCACCACCATCCGTCCAGTGCCAATCACAAGAACAGAGATTCCTCCAGAGGATGAGCTCTATTACTGTCAGCGTCCTGTCTACCACTGCAAGTCTTACCAGCAGCCCTCCCAAACTGAATATCATGTCACTCAGTTGCAGCCTTACTTTGAGAACGGAAGAGTCCAATACCGGTACAGCCCGTATTCTGGCTCACATCCTATTGATTCTCCCTATTATGATGTGGATCCTTACGGCACAATCCGACTACGCCACGTTCACTCTTTTAGCAGTCGAGATGTTGGCCTGCATCTCAACAGGTCGGGAGGCAGATCGGGAGGGTATCAGTATCTGTCTCGACATGCCATTCCAGTGAAAGAACATGGCTTGGTAAGCAGGGACATGCCCTCTTACCATGGCTCAAAAGGAACTGTTTACCTTGCTTGGGACCCAGAGGAAGCAGAGAGGCTTCGCATGCATTCTATTCGTCGAGAAAATCGAGCCAGGCAAAAGGTGAAAGGCCCTGTCATGTCTCAGTACGACAATTTAGGGCCCTACATGCAGGGCGACATCGGAGGAATAGAAGTACTGCACCTCCGCAGTAAATCTGATCCTGGTAAAACTGTGTTGATGGCCACTGAAGGAAAAGATGGGAGATACAGTATTACTCCCGGATCCCAGCATCTCTCTAGGCACTTGATGTCGGATCCAGATGTTCTGATgtatttggaaactgagaaacacTGCCAAGGAAATGGTATGGGAGACAAAGTTACTGCAACAAAGCAAATTAGCTCAAGAACCTATCCATCTAGCCATTCTCATCATTCACAGCATCCCCCAAGGAGCATGCATCCATCCGAAGGTGGGCATGTGGAATCTAAGTTTGAAGCAGGGGAAAAGCAGGTAAGCAGTAAGCACTGGCAGGGCCAGCCAGAAACTAGAAGCTTCCAGTCACGCTATGATCGCACAGATCCAGATCGGCACATAGGCAGGGTCAAAACCACTAGTGGCAACAGTGAAGACGACAAGCAGACAGGCCCTGTGAAACCAGTTCCTCCTCCAAAGCCAGAGAGATCCCATAGTGTTAGAGAACGGCCCCACTACAACCATACTAACCCTCCTTCACATGTACAGGACAGTTTGGACAGAGACCATGCTGGAACATATTCGCACCAGCCACACGGACAAACTCTGCAATCCCACTATGACAATCTGGATGATTATCATCCAGTACCTCATTCACAACTCTCCATGCTAAACCGTGGGGGCGTGAGCTCCTACCACACTCCTGGGTACTCAACGTCCCACAATACTCCCACAGCATACTCCACTGCCTTGGGACAGGGTGCTTTCATCCAAGCTGAGCTTGCCATGCAGAGGCCCGAAGCAGAGATTAACGCAGAGTGAGCAGATGTTTAACAGACTATGGTGGTGGAACGGTGATACGTTTTCGAATTACAGTTCAGCAGCAGCCTCTGCAGGACAGTGGACTGTCTCGTGACTGTATCCAGTTAATTTCattacagtttttttattgtgttaacAATATGTAAAGGACTTTTTATTGAGCTGAATGTACCAGGATTCAGTAGTGTAAAAATGCCACATTGTGATATAAAACTTGGCAGTCAGACTGTAAATACTGTACGTGATTGACAAATGGTACATGCATCTGAACCAGAGAAGGTAATGTATATCTGAGAAATACTACTGGTCATAagggatttttattttctgttttgttatattagAATTGCTTGGGGCTGGGCATAATTGGGGGATAAAGGTTTGCATTTTAGAAATGCATGTAATCTATCTCTTACAGAACAGTTCTGTGTACCTTGATATCCATAGTGTACTTTTGAATGTTACAGTAGCAGTAGAGGAGAACATCTGTGTTAACATCCTACCCTCCCACTGCTTTCAGTGTACACAACTAGGTGGTACGTTAACCTGTACTTCTCTGCCTTTGGGTTGGGGGCCCAAAATGTGCAATTTCATCTCTCGTACTCCAACTGTGCCATTTAATATTATACAGTGTATTTTTGCTATAATCTGAATTCAACATACTAGATTTTAATGAACTGTGTTTGGTGAGGATAGATATTCTGTCTTCAGAAGGACCAAATAATGAATGAGACTTGTAACTGAGGAAGCATTCCTTCAGCTGTGTTGGTTAATGACTGTGTTTGAGTGTGCCAGCATGAACCAGCAGAGATATCTATTGagtgttgttggtttttttttttttcccccatttagAAACAAGGTAAAGGAAAGCGGACACTGACTTGAGTACTAGTGATTGGGTCTAGCAgttgaaatgctgtagtgtgtAAGTCAGACAACATATAAACCAGCACCTTAATTAATTTATACTTAAACACCATCTCCAGCgaatacatttaatttagaCACATTTTACAACAGATTTTGGAGTTACAGTATTATTTCACTGGAACCCCATACTGGAATGATATACTGGAACTGGAACATACCAGGCACGTCAGAGAACAACCTATGTAAAATCAAGAGCCACCAGTCCATGTGACCAAAGTCAGTGTGGCATGAAAAGCACAGTCTGATCTCAGATCAGCATTCTTACTCTGAGAAGTCTGATAAATATGAACCCAGTTGTGCTTTAGGCCTAAAGCACCTGGGCTGCGTAGGGAAAGGAAAGTCACATTTTCCAAAGatacacacatgtaaacaacTGTTAAAGTGGTTCATGATGAGGGGGACCTAGGTTTATGTTGTTTGCCTTGCAATTTCttgcatatttttgttttgcaaAATTGTTGTATAGGTAAAATTCATTCTGCATAACTGTGTTTAAATCTTTAATTCACTGAAGTGGGGTCAGGACAATTGGAAAACCTAGAAATGACAAATTATTTGATTATTAGTGGTGTTGCCCTGCCACTTTTATCTCGCCAATAGTCTTACTGAATAGTTTTCAttcttatggacacttttgtgatTGACGTTAACATGCCTTGTTTtggtttggttgtttttttgtttgtttgaacatttttaagaCTGTGAAAAGGATGGTGGACTAGGAAAAAAGTTCAATAAAAGCATATGTATAGCTTTAAATGGGACCAATCTGAAATCATATCTGGTCAATATGTTTGGCTTCTTCACAGACCTGCCCCTCAGAGGTGATATGTGAACTGATGTGTGTCACTGACCCTTCCAGTTAGTAAGTGATCAACATAGGTTTTAGCAATTCATTGCACAAAAATGTGTTAGGATCTTCCTGGTCATACAATACTTATGAAATTCACCTGCAGACATTAATGaaatagtttttttgttttccacgAATCTCAGGTTTAGGCCTTTAGTCATTGGGGAAAGCAGTTCATTGGGCGTTCAGATTCACTTAAAACTCCCCCAATCCTTAATGACTCAGTGGGCCACCTAGTTGTGTCCTTAATGTGAAAATATCTTTTTGTAAGGTGAAATATTAGAGACCTATTGGTGATCAGAATTCTTCActggttaaatatatatttatgccaTTTGTGTTTACATTGAGATCATTTCAGTGTTACCctgacaaataaaaataaacctcaGTCTAGCCAGAGCACCAAGGACATTACATTCTCTTGCTGTCAGTATTTATCTATACTCTGAAACCTGATAGTCTTCATTCAGACAATACAGTGCCTCTTTAGCTGAGTTTTCCATTAAACAGGTTTTTAAATACAAGTTATTCAGGATTACATACACTTGCATAAGACAGAGGGAAGTCAAACAATGAATTAAGTCCAAAATATTTTTCCAGCCTTTCAAATGAGGAAATATAGAGAATATAGGCCTAAAAACCATGCAACCCTCTCCCCATGAGATTAAACCAAACTTAAAGCAAAATCCACTGTTTCTCTCCAGTTTCAACTGCAAGAAGATTCTCGTCCTGTGTCTAAAATGATACGCAAGGCAGCTTTCtagagaaaatgaaaatttGTCTAAGAATAGCCTGCTGATGTCCACCCCAGAATTCAGACCTTGACGTCACCAAATGTGAGATTAGAGAAAATGTAAGACTTAACCTTGGAGGTGCATAAGACGTTAATCCTGCTTCAGTGTAGTTTTATGTTACATTTTTTGTTCCAGATGTGGAACAACGTATTGCTTGCCTTACTGTGCCATCAGACAGaagatttaaaaacatgaaGTGTCCTCAGCAGCCTCGTTAGTTTATCTATTTTGTTCTCAGGAGCTAGGAAGCTATCTCAGCATTTCAGCACTCTTAAAACACAGGCAGTATAGGTCATTATAAACGTAGGACTGCGTCCAGCCTTGGTCTTGACTCCTGAATTTAACAGCAGTTTCACATCACGTGTTCTCTTCAGTGTAggaaacacatttatttctttctaATAAATCATATGTCCACACAGATATGACTTTAGTCCCTCATTCATTCAGGAAAACATGGTACACATCCAGTACAAATCATCTACACTTACTTCCAGTATCACAAAGCATCATTTGCTGAATAATGTTCCATTATTTCTTTCAGACAGTAGCTGATATGCGAGATTTTTTGAAGCCTCTAGCTGTGGGTACAAATGTTTTCCACCATAAgtgattcatttacacatttatactGCTAAAGGTTTATGTGAAAAGCTGAGgctaacacacacaacactaacTGTGAGGCAAATAGATCGTTGTATAAAAATACATTCCATCTGTTATGTCCCAGTACTTGGAGTATTTTCATGCAAACTTTGCAGGGCCAAATCAGACCACTTCATTTCTTGCTCCTTCACGGACTCTGTTGATCCGCCGTTGTCTTGCTCTGCTTCTGGGAGTTCACTCTAAAAGAGAAAAGAACGTCGTGAACATGACTTGTAAGATTGGACGTGTTGTAAGCGTATGTGTTGCTTAATTAAACTTAAATGTATACAGTGTCTGACCAAAAACCCCACAGGTATTTAGTTGGATTTCTACAAGCTGTGATTACGGTGCATATTTACCATGACATTGTTTTGACAACTTTGCGCAATGGCACAACGTTTATTTCTGTCCAGAGTCACATTAACTTTTGGCAGGGATCTTGTTTTGACGACAGCAGAGTAAAACAACTTCGTCACATCGTGAAGCCTTTCAAATTGGGTTAAGGTCCGGACTCTTTGGAGGCCAATTCATGCGTGAAAATGATTCCTCATGCTCCCAGATCCACTCTTTCACAAACTGAGCTTGATGCAGCTTGGCGTTGCAGTCAGGGAAGAACAATCCAGAGATGGTAATTTGGTTCAGTATGTTCAGGTACTTTGACTTACTGCCACATAACATTGATGAGCCCAAGTGAACAAGCAGCCTGGGGATGATCGTAATTGAGGCAGTGTTATGATCACCATAATGGCTTTATGCACATAGCCATCACTTGAATAAAGTAGATGTGGACTCGTTgtgtacattacattttttccaCCGCTCCAGAGTCCACCTTTTATGACTTTTGTGAAAGAAAAATTTGGTATCATTTAATGTGAATCCACTGGTTTAAATGATTTCCTTCAAGATTTTTTCTGACCATGATGTGTTGTGTTGACAGTTCACGACCATCCTTCCAGGTTTGTAAATGCATTGAGCAGTTCTTAACACAGTTCCAGGCATTATTGCTTAATGCCAACCACTGAACCCATCCATAACAGTGACTTTTTTCCGCAGATACTGGAAAGGTCATCCCACATGGTTTAAAGAATTACTGCATTGGTTAGAGTTAAAAATTAATCCCTGATGAAGCTTTCGCCACAGCAGGGCTCCAATCACAAGCTCTTAAgcatttgcttatttatttacaaacagcATATTTTTGGCCAGGCAGTGCGTCCCAGTATCTCCCAGGATGTAGAGACACACTGAGCATTGAGCCCAGAGCTCAATAATCCCACAGTACGTTGGGCAACATAACTGAATGAAAAGGAATGTCCATCACCCTGTCTAAACTAAGGGTGTTTTCACACAGTTCATTTGCTCTGGTCCAATTCAAATCACGAGATTGTATACATTGGAACGTTTTACCTTATGGttagtttgttttcacacagtgaTAATTCAAAACGCACCAAAATGTGTCACAACAAACCATGTGAGAATCTTCTCTTTGCTTATTGGTCAGAGCTGAATGGGGCGGGAACAAGAAAGTTCATACAGGAAGAAGCTCCTTTGTTGTGGAGTCATGCATGTTTCTGTACAATTTCACATGGAGCAACGGCAGCAATTGCACTTGTTTATAGCACTGACAATCATCCTTCCCTGGGTAGCTGCTGAAGTTTAGTCCGttctttatttacatgttttgcCGAGACCACCTCTTCTCAAGGGTTTCCGTGTGGTTGTTTTGGTCCTCATCCGTGTGCGAATACTGTGTTCACACCTTCAAAAGTAAATCGCACCAATGGTA
This genomic interval from Hoplias malabaricus isolate fHopMal1 chromosome 15, fHopMal1.hap1, whole genome shotgun sequence contains the following:
- the anapc13 gene encoding anaphase-promoting complex subunit 13 yields the protein MDSEVQRDGRVLDLTDDAWREDRLPYEDVTIPLSELPEAEQDNGGSTESVKEQEMKWSDLALQSLHENTPSTGT
- the arhgap32b gene encoding rho GTPase-activating protein 32 isoform X2 codes for the protein MEAGSGAAAVVGSAALGLLGATGSHDISDRGLRPGRHPEEDDIVPELTRSIHPRERPDWEETISAMARSAEVPELSSEPLLRACSSTASMKVKNVKKLSFTKGHFPKLAECAHFHYENVDFGTIQLSLAEEQSEVTRNGLESRELVYLVQIYCQGRSWIVRRSYEDFRVLDKHLHLCIYDRRFSQLPELPRFDSLRERAEAVSQMLMAYLSRLSAIADNKINCGPALTWMEVDNKGNHLLVHEESSINVPAIAAAHVIKRYIAQAADELSFEVGDIVSVIDMPPKEDTTWWRGKHGFQVGFFPSECVELINDKVPQSVTNSVPKPVSKKHGKLITFLRTFMKSRPTKQKLKQRGILRERVFGCDLGEHLLNSGHDVPQVLKSCTEFIEKHGVVDGMYRLSGIASNIQKLRHEFDSEQIPDLTKDVYIQDIHCVGSLCKLYFRELPNPLLTYQLYEKFSEAVSAATDEERLIKIHDVIQQLPPPHYRTLEFLMRHLSRLATFSYVTNMHSKNLAIVWAPNLLRSKQIESACFSGTAAFMEVRIQSVVVEFILNHVDVLFSPKLSSLIREGAGHNSLSRPKSLLVPSPSTKLLTLEEAQARTQAQINSPVTADSKYIEVGEGPAALQGKFHTVIEFPTERKRQPIKSKKSPVGSWRSFFNLGKSSSISKRKLHRNPSEPNELKAMALSGGRGDTGTLRSAKSEESLSSLHNVEGESKMYRTRRPRSSSDALSTSFNGDLLDTRQHCNSYDNVGHGDSDGDDGPICVPALISPPRSADDVDLSPPDIGMATLDFDPMSFQCSLPLAESSILSNETDAANLKRSPGSASDSEPVSPIRAEVTSPHQSPDLSPAKQVASSEKVPFQSLESSDKFSALAPLSISETTDPSLPSKGPENVVLQPSPPPASPQDSPEKISSLSLKSTDLPLSEAIQLELLSKSVLCECKNSKETSEKEALEQAIAASEKEQPGAVALDSPKGTASVSSVSLLPPPPQPKNAARMLALALAESAQQATVFSQRRSSGPPTPISPLRPQEFLETLDWPPPSTVQSQTSQEEAADVPQIPPTSSSPSPCTQTETLTHSTSLHLSIVDSAMSPNAPYNSDTVVTSLASSQSAPPASEPVQLSPTHKSPERQQPSVGQIPVSATTCSSTSGATTPSRQESGVTPQQISELHASVMCMPPPTTKSPEQLVAVLQPQRHMHCQPQMQFQSQPHFQLQTQSKSQPNAQIAPTLAAPQEPCGGRSWEAIKPVSPRVENVPHLHTHVAAPPIPPVRSIESKLATAALCKTEAATAASYHAMLAEASLPGPLDDTLSQSHPSQRKAPLHQSAYVYHAKGDKALLEPAGEAYYHQRATPSGPSSMGCHYRPESVPPHLSYVSKSEPQIHYRAHGDGRYNTIGPRSFHHSFKSRGPIRGEYISPGSVHRHGYSSADGPAVYPTIRRVHSLHVPPTTIRPVPITRTEIPPEDELYYCQRPVYHCKSYQQPSQTEYHVTQLQPYFENGRVQYRYSPYSGSHPIDSPYYDVDPYGTIRLRHVHSFSSRDVGLHLNRSGGRSGGYQYLSRHAIPVKEHGLVSRDMPSYHGSKGTVYLAWDPEEAERLRMHSIRRENRARQKVKGPVMSQYDNLGPYMQGDIGGIEVLHLRSKSDPGKTVLMATEGKDGRYSITPGSQHLSRHLMSDPDVLMYLETEKHCQGNGMGDKVTATKQISSRTYPSSHSHHSQHPPRSMHPSEGGHVESKFEAGEKQVSSKHWQGQPETRSFQSRYDRTDPDRHIGRVKTTSGNSEDDKQTGPVKPVPPPKPERSHSVRERPHYNHTNPPSHVQDSLDRDHAGTYSHQPHGQTLQSHYDNLDDYHPVPHSQLSMLNRGGVSSYHTPGYSTSHNTPTAYSTALGQGAFIQAELAMQRPEAEINAE
- the arhgap32b gene encoding rho GTPase-activating protein 32 isoform X1, with product MEAGSGAAAVVGSAALGLLGATGSHDISDRGLRPGRHPEEDDIVPELTRSIHPRERPDWEETISAMARSAEVPELSSEPLLRACSSTASMKVKNVKKLSFTKGHFPKLAECAHFHYENVDFGTIQLSLAEEQSEVTRNGLESRELVYLVQIYCQGRSWIVRRSYEDFRVLDKHLHLCIYDRRFSQLPELPRFDSLRERAEAVSQMLMAYLSRLSAIADNKINCGPALTWMEVDNKGNHLLVHEESSINVPAIAAAHVIKRYIAQAADELSFEVGDIVSVIDMPPKEDTTWWRGKHGFQVGFFPSECVELINDKVPQSVTNSVPKPASPCSGLRPASWSLFPPYLEMESVKQDSAWVPDPLNPYRLSSVSKKHGKLITFLRTFMKSRPTKQKLKQRGILRERVFGCDLGEHLLNSGHDVPQVLKSCTEFIEKHGVVDGMYRLSGIASNIQKLRHEFDSEQIPDLTKDVYIQDIHCVGSLCKLYFRELPNPLLTYQLYEKFSEAVSAATDEERLIKIHDVIQQLPPPHYRTLEFLMRHLSRLATFSYVTNMHSKNLAIVWAPNLLRSKQIESACFSGTAAFMEVRIQSVVVEFILNHVDVLFSPKLSSLIREGAGHNSLSRPKSLLVPSPSTKLLTLEEAQARTQAQINSPVTADSKYIEVGEGPAALQGKFHTVIEFPTERKRQPIKSKKSPVGSWRSFFNLGKSSSISKRKLHRNPSEPNELKAMALSGGRGDTGTLRSAKSEESLSSLHNVEGESKMYRTRRPRSSSDALSTSFNGDLLDTRQHCNSYDNVGHGDSDGDDGPICVPALISPPRSADDVDLSPPDIGMATLDFDPMSFQCSLPLAESSILSNETDAANLKRSPGSASDSEPVSPIRAEVTSPHQSPDLSPAKQVASSEKVPFQSLESSDKFSALAPLSISETTDPSLPSKGPENVVLQPSPPPASPQDSPEKISSLSLKSTDLPLSEAIQLELLSKSVLCECKNSKETSEKEALEQAIAASEKEQPGAVALDSPKGTASVSSVSLLPPPPQPKNAARMLALALAESAQQATVFSQRRSSGPPTPISPLRPQEFLETLDWPPPSTVQSQTSQEEAADVPQIPPTSSSPSPCTQTETLTHSTSLHLSIVDSAMSPNAPYNSDTVVTSLASSQSAPPASEPVQLSPTHKSPERQQPSVGQIPVSATTCSSTSGATTPSRQESGVTPQQISELHASVMCMPPPTTKSPEQLVAVLQPQRHMHCQPQMQFQSQPHFQLQTQSKSQPNAQIAPTLAAPQEPCGGRSWEAIKPVSPRVENVPHLHTHVAAPPIPPVRSIESKLATAALCKTEAATAASYHAMLAEASLPGPLDDTLSQSHPSQRKAPLHQSAYVYHAKGDKALLEPAGEAYYHQRATPSGPSSMGCHYRPESVPPHLSYVSKSEPQIHYRAHGDGRYNTIGPRSFHHSFKSRGPIRGEYISPGSVHRHGYSSADGPAVYPTIRRVHSLHVPPTTIRPVPITRTEIPPEDELYYCQRPVYHCKSYQQPSQTEYHVTQLQPYFENGRVQYRYSPYSGSHPIDSPYYDVDPYGTIRLRHVHSFSSRDVGLHLNRSGGRSGGYQYLSRHAIPVKEHGLVSRDMPSYHGSKGTVYLAWDPEEAERLRMHSIRRENRARQKVKGPVMSQYDNLGPYMQGDIGGIEVLHLRSKSDPGKTVLMATEGKDGRYSITPGSQHLSRHLMSDPDVLMYLETEKHCQGNGMGDKVTATKQISSRTYPSSHSHHSQHPPRSMHPSEGGHVESKFEAGEKQVSSKHWQGQPETRSFQSRYDRTDPDRHIGRVKTTSGNSEDDKQTGPVKPVPPPKPERSHSVRERPHYNHTNPPSHVQDSLDRDHAGTYSHQPHGQTLQSHYDNLDDYHPVPHSQLSMLNRGGVSSYHTPGYSTSHNTPTAYSTALGQGAFIQAELAMQRPEAEINAE